From the genome of Nicotiana sylvestris chromosome 1, ASM39365v2, whole genome shotgun sequence:
actgacTTATAAGCaatttttggcttatctacgtgtttggtaaaattaaaagtgcttataagttaagtgcttataagctaaaaataAGCCATAAGTTGatctcccccaacttatcaaatttcagtttATAAGCACCTTTGACCAagatatttactattctatcattaaaatactttttttaaaacaaaactcttcatATGTCTAGTTCTTCAactgcttattattaatttcagtacttttatccaaacacataaCTGTTCATTTTTTAAATCagttttaacatttaaaagtgtttttcagcacctaatgcttatcagctactctaaatcagctaagccaaacgggctctaaggAAGTAATTTCCGTTAAAGACCCAATCTTTGTAGGTTACTAAGTAGTGAGTCTCAATTTCAATTTATGTAGATCCCAATTTACAAGTTCCAATCGGTTTAGGAGTCAAATTTTGTTTCACTTTCAATTTAGGCCCAGAGGAATATCTTTGTAATAAAATgcttaatttttgtaaaattacgTGTTTATACTTCATTGCCTAaaattgttttaaatatttttttaatcaaataaaaatttAGTGTCTGTAACTCGATCCGTTGTTCACTTCCGCCGATAATTATGATTTAATAGTGTGATTATGAATATAAAAGCTGGATATAAATCCATATATTTATGAGAATTGACATAAAATCAAGGTTTATTGGCATTTATTAATTACTAGttttagtgtacgtgcgttgcacgtgtattcTGCGCCTATCgataaaaaatatatgaaatattgaataaaaataaattatgtgTAATAGCAATTGATGTAGAGATAGATATAACAGTcatttaaatgaaaaaaaatactttatctaaaaatataaatgtacTGACAAAGTTAAATTCTAGGGATAAATTCATACTTAGAAGCACTTTGGCAATGCTTATCGGAAAATGTACTTGTTTTAAAAGCTTCTACTACTATTCGAAAGCACTTCAAAACACCTTAACTCTCTAAAATAAGTATATTTAAAAAGAAATATTTACCTTTGACTTCCcaaaaaacttggtcaaacaggCTCGCCTACATATTTTGGATGTGAGTAATGTGGCAGGAATCGAccttttttactttatttaacTCAATTTAAAGTTTGATCGTCCAATTCGTAGAGCCGTCAACAATCCACTAAAAACCAAACTACATTATCTTAACGAATCCATTCTACGGGCTACCATAGGTTTGATAATTTTGAGAAAAGAAATATATGGACATATAAGTATATAACGGAAATAATTACGACATTAAATTAAAAGGAacaaaaaaagaaaggagaaattaaAGCATAACCCTAAAATTTGTGAATTCTAATTAATCTAAAAGTGTATGAATCTTCTTTTATAAGATTTAAGTGTCGTAGTATATTGTGATACAACATACAATCTAAAAGAATATCACATACAAATACTACAAATAGAGTGATGTAATGAGTATTACAACATGAAATATCATCAAATCAAGCAATTCATAAATTTGATTATGAATGCGCAAAATTCCAAGTTTCCAAAGTACCTATACACTGAAATACAGTAAAAATAATATTACTATGGTATTACACGTAAAAACTTAGCAGAGTTTATGCCAATAAACGCATCGCAACCTAGAACAAAAACCGCGTTATATAaattaagtgggcgtttggacataagaacggtaaaattccaaaaaaaaaaagtgatttttttttaaagtaaaaatggtatttgaaaattagagtatGTTTGGACATCAATACAATTTTGGgctgtttttgaagttttgtaagTAATTTGAGTgaattttgaaaaacaactttttggagtttttcaaattttcaaaaaaaattcaaaattcatcttcaaatgaaaattgaaaatcttaTAGCCAAATTATGAGGTTGTTTAGACTATTAAGAACTTATTTCCGGTGTTAAGTAAATTAAAACTTGTACATATAAATATCATAATTGGATACAATTTGTATGCCCACGAGTTGTTTACATTCATCGGTTTTTGGGGCAAATTTCTTGTgtcctttaatttttttttattgtacTCTTTGTTTTTAATTATAGATACATCACTATGCAGAAGGTGAATTAAATCTTATTTCTTAAATAGCATAGTTCTTTCTAACTTTTAAATGTCTATGAAATATTATCAGGGTATATGTGTGTTCATGAATGGTTTTTGGTACGATTTGTTGCATAATGAGTGCGAACTGCGATAAGACGATACTGATTTGATACACAGGAATTTGCTTGCAGcaacatttattttttatatagtaatcttctctatttttctttttggttgcttATAGATGACCAAAAGTACGCagcagaaattgaggaaattTTAGGACCTTCCTTTTGATATGTATATTTTGATGGCTTAACATCTATATAAATTAAACTCAATTATTGCCTTCTTTTAATTGGCACTTGTTATAAATGTAATCGTACTTGAATAACGTACAAGTGAAGAacttaaataattataaaattttcAATCGTCACTCATGAGAGTCGAgatatattatttattattttcaatGACttatactttttaaattttattttataattcaaatatattatttaataatatttactTGCCTCTTTAACATTGTGTAATTAATGTTATGAGGTAGCATAATGGGATAAAACCAATTAAATTCCTCGTATAAAACTTAGAAAaagtattaattaattaattaattaatgagTTCCATGGAAATATATTTTCTTTACATAACTTGTTTTTACTTCATTAGACAATTATTAGGAGTATGAGATTTGACTTCCGTAAAAATCAATTGATTTCCTTGTATAAAACTTAGaagtattaattaattaattaattaatataaggaaataataataaaactttTATAAATTACAGATACAATGTATGTGCAAATTAGGACTCGTACAAGTTAAAATAGGAAAATATTCAGTAGTCAatattttagttgatttcaaacacttaaatattagaaaaagaactaaattactattttgtctagtgcgaaatctattttaaaaggataaaaaagacgaacggtattttgctaagggccttcgtgctctTAGTATAgtgtatagatatagatatagatagatagattagGCTGTTAGGTATTGTAATACGACACATAATAATATAGGGATTGTTATATAATGCAAATATAACAACGACGAAACTGTTATATAAGAATTATTTATTTTAAGGGCGTTTCTATCTTTAAATATATTTATTCATGTACTGCTAAAACATGTATTCTCATTTCCCGTTGTATCTCAGATAAAATAATATCTTATTGTCGATACAAATTATGCGGGTATTAAGTTTTATAAAACCAGTCAAATGCATTACTTAATGTAGAGATGTTTTTTTTTATGCGGCCAACAAGACGACCCCTTAATCCTAATAGCTTCAAATCCGAGTAAAAATGTCCGAATGGCCACATTGGTATCTAAATATAGAAAATGTTCGAATGGCCACATTAGTATCTAAACTAAAGATGGCGATATTCTCTGATATCCCGTTCAGAGAATCCACTCTAGAGTAAAATCCACTTTATCCCCTTAACTTTTAAGAGTCGGGAAATAATATCTCCTCTTATATTTTGAAGAGATTTTTACATACTTATACACTATTGAAAATTttattaccctccctactcaaATTTCATTTTAATTACCTCCTATATACAAAGTTACCAATTATATACATTTTTAGGATTTAAGGATAATTAATCAATTCCTGCAATCACTCCCACTCCCTTCACTTTCCTCTCTCTGTATCTCGCTCCCctcacgtttctctctccacatcccacCCCTCCCCCACGTAACTTGCACATGAGAGCAATAATTTCACCATTGATAgctattaaaaagctttgaaactttgcattcgaatttgggttttcaaaaaatattacttgtttgaattgggtgttgttgcataCAATCTATGTctatctctatctctcaatccctaattccagtaatgtaaagcaaaggaaaagagcgCATTAATTTCACCATTGACGGCCATTAAGAAGggtgataataggctagatttatgtaatttggcGATTGTTTATGCCCCAACTTAATTATGTTTCAATGTTATAATATagttaaatgatgaaaaatgggcTCTAATTGTGAATGTCACACGTTGCAGGAGTGAGGAACTTGTATGAGGCCTTAAAGCTGTGATTGGAGCTACATTGAAGCAAGAAAAAAAAACCTAGGAGCTGAGTACGCGAGAAGATGAGAAAAAGAATAGTTAAAATGAAGGCCTGGACTAGCGCGTCCACTAGCACGACCGCGCTAGCCCAGATGGTCGAGGCAGAATGGTAGGGCATTAGCGCGGCCATTAGCGCGGCCCAGTTCCGGAATATTAATtttcaggggtaaacttggaagtctGGGGGAAAAATTCACTTAACCTATAGAAGGTCAAGCTTGCCCAAGAGGAGATTATGCAGCTTTTGATAGCTTAGCGCAAGAAaaggagaggcaagaggcaagaaGGAGGATTCAACATCaagttcttcctttcttccttttgtttttatgatTTGTGATGAATTTGATTATTGttgtgatgaacactagtatgagtagctaaatatttagtctaaggtttgatggaacctattgaaggatgaacttcttgattatgttaatatagtttgccattttaatctctatttgttcaactacgtgcttgttgtagttaattgacgggatcctcaattagctgtgcctatttaacgtgcataactcgggagagagtgcatatttaggtaattgttgaacaacaccactcccaaaatatatgagggatcaataattgcgggtttaaaggcgagattagggataacgaagtcttgggtgTAATCTAAAGTGAGTTGTAGTAAATAAGCcaactagcgtaactcgggaAAGTGCGTCTAGTAGATTAtcatgattactcgggagagatttacggtagtaaGAGTGCCCAGGATTGATAGAGATGATTTGGTGATTCTATGTGAAGCATAACCGGAAGTGagtccatcaataggggaaatcatagccttagaaccttctcttaatAGTTTACAACTCAATTATAGTTATTTTTCAGTTGCTTATTTACATTCATTCGTAGTTAGTAGAAATACCCTCAATTATTATTTACAACGTTTGAGAAGTTGATTCTGTggaatttagtaagtctaacgagaagtaattgataggttaatttctTGTGGGTTCGACTTTGGGCTAAATattcagattatatttgcaacatcTGCGTGTCCTTtatataaggcatagttgggtgtgatcaaaGGGTAAACTGGATTTTACTCCTATTTTTGTTGATGTAGATTGTAGAAAGGAGTCACTATTCTTCTTCTAAATACACCCCTTCAAATTCTGCATTGACAACTAAGCCTATGAGTGCATGTCAGAAATCAGAAATCCTAATTTAGGTAAAATTGGGTAAATGATGATGTCTAAAGTCTGTTGGACACAGTTTCCTTGTTGATTTTAATTGGACTCGTGGAATCGGAATCCTTCCATTTCAGAAGGGGAATATTTTCTATGGATTTGGATCAGTACTATAAGTTCAAAAGGAATATCATTCTCGATCTTTCTCTTTTGCCTGTTTACTTTTTTCGTTGAGTTGTGGTAGAGGTGACAAATGCATGAATTGGTTTAACTTGAGCTGGCCAAAATAGATGAAATCAACAAAAGAGTCATGATCTAAAGCTGTTGGGTCATGATTCGGGTCATAACCAAACCCGTCCAATTACTAACTTAAGTTCTTCCAAATCTACATAATTCCCAATCTCAAAAtttgattttatttgttttggtgtATTACATTTGACTCGTCAGGTTATGCTATTTTGACTCGTTTCGGGCAAATAGTTTGATTGGTCATTTTAAGTTCAACTCGTTGGATAACATCAACGAATGATCATAACCCAATCCGTTTGAACTTGGACATGTTACTAAAAGTGGAATGCCTTTGTTACCTATAAGTTTTGGTTTCCACATTGATGACCCTATTTGTACACTGTTATTCATGATAAATACAAGCTTCTTGAGGCAAATAACTTTTGAATTCTTGATACAAAATCTTATACAATAgttgaattgttaaaagaagaaACATATAGAAACTATTAACACACAAAGACTATCGAAATGGAGCTAAAGGGTTAGGACTATTGGGAGTTTTCGAGCTTCTAAGCTCTTTGCATACATGATCTAACATGCCCAAGAAATCTCTCACAATCACAAAAATCCGAAGAGGGTTGGATTCTTCTTTGCTCACATTTCCATGGAAGTATTCTGTGACTTCTCTAACACGTAATAGAACTCGATTCTCGTCTTCCTGCAATTCCCTTAGTTTCCTTTCTGCATAATTCAAGAATGCTGTCATTGAGTGCACAAAATTACCACCATTCTTTTCAACTGCAGGCAAGTCATTTGTTACTAGTGCTTTTATCTTGTTCATTCCTTCTGATAGATTTGAGACTGAACTTGCTATTACATCCAAGTCCATTGTGGCTGTTTTCTTGACATTGCATAGCTCAGTGCCTAGACCAGAAACAAGATCAAGACCCATCCTTTTGTAGTCTTCCTCTCTGTCTTGGATTGTTTTACTCTTGCGTTTCTGGTCTATCTTTCCCATTATGCTTTGGGATACTTTCAAGCCTTCTGATCGAATGATTTCTTGAACGACAAAATGAAGTAGTGTGGTTTTTCCATCAGTTCCTTTCACATCGGATAGTTTAAGTAATGCATCAAGTTTGAATGCTCTGGCTCCTCCTCTTATCGTCCCAATGTTCATCCTATTTCCAGTTTTCAACACTGCTTCTAGCAATTTTAAGAACAGTCGGCTTGATCTGAGTTCCTTGCAGGCTTCCTGAGATAGAAATTCTTTTACAAGTTTAGTCACTTTAAAATATGAAAGTGAGAAAATTTTCTTATTGTTTGGTGGTTACCTCTAGCATAGAGAATGACTTTTTGAGAAGATGAACATCATCATCAAATGTTTCGCGATAAAGCATGGCTTCAATTCTCAAGAATGCAAATGGAACCTTAAGCATTGCCATTACAAACTTCTCAGCTGACCCTAGTTCATTGATATCTCCTTTATAACTTGAGAGTTTGTCCTCTTCTTCTTTAGTAGGTACCATTTTAGCAAGAGCCTCCAGTTGTGGCAAACACAAACCATTTCCTGTTGTGAAACTTAAATCTTATAATTTTCATGTAGGAAATCAAAAGGGAGCTGAAAGTGAGAATCGCTTTACCTTTTATTAGTGCTTCACAAACTTGTTCAACAGCCACACCCAAAGCTTTGGATAGTATGCTTATGTTCTGTAGTCTTTTAGGATCAAGAACATGCTTGCTTGGAGATGGAGTTTTGCTTTTCCCTTCATCGGTCTTCATTGAATTGTGCAGATTGTAACCAAATAGTGACTCAATCATTTCCTCATCAAATCTGTTCCATGATAATAAATTTGTAAATGGATACAGTGGAGTTGGTGACAAACATGAGTAATAAATATTCTGAATCTTTACAAAGGAAAAAAGATGTAATCTTACTCGAACGAGCTTGGTCTCAGCTTGTCCCAAACAGTCTTGCGGTCTGATGCAGCTCTTACTTTGTCCCAGTGAAGTGGTTTCAATTTTGGGAGTGGACTTCCATCTTTGCCTACTGCCAAGTGTTGGAAAGGCAAACACGGTGGCGGAGGCGGGCCTTTTGAAGAATTAGTGCTACTTCCTTTTGCAAATGGAGGAGGACAAGGTGGGGGAGGAATTCGTCCTACAGGATTTAGAGGTGATTGTGACAAGTCATTTTCCGGAGTTTGGTTTGATCCTGAAGAAGAACCTGAATTTCCAGTGGATGCTTCAATATGCAATGGAGCATGACTTAGAACTTTAGCCTTCATTTTCACTGAAGAAGCTGTAGACCAACAAGGAGATTGTGATCGAAATGAAGAAAAAGGAGGCGGTGGAGGTGGAGGGGGTGGAGTTGGCAAATGTGTTGAGGAGGATGTAGAACAATGTGATACTTTTGATTCATCTTGAGGCATAAATTCTGAGGTATCAATAAGACTACTAGCTGAAACATTGGATAGTCTAGTACTAGATGAACGCGAATTACACAAAGAATGAAATAATTCATCATCTGATGAATGAGCTTCCTCAGGAACTATTTTGTTATCAGTGGAAGAGTTACAATCATCAATTTCACACTTCGCTGCATCAGCACTCTCATATATACACACAATTTCTCCAACACTTAAGCATTTATTATCATCATCAGGCTTTGACACTCTGATTTCCTGCTCTGATTCTGCTTTGTCACTCAGTGTACTGTTTGCTATATTTTCACTTGAGTAAATCTTTTCAGTTACAGAATTTTGTTTTAAGCAAATTGGTTCTGATGATTCTAGAGCAACTTCTAGTGAATCAAGGTAAAAGAGGTCAGGGCCTGGATCAGAACTTACCTTCTTAACTGAATTCTGAGAACTAGCATACCTTGATCTACATACACTTCCTGCTTCACTGCTGAATAGTGACACTGatcttgttgttttctttctttgttttctgAACTTTTTGCAGCCAAAGAAAAGGGCAATTGCACACAATGCAGTTGAAATCCCAGCAGAAACAAGAACAGCTGCTAAAACTCTAGTACTggtattttttctccttttctccttTATCCTAAGGCCAGCTGGGATAAAGGGATTGTGATGAGAGTGTCGATGAGAATGCCGATGAATCCGTGGGGCTGGAGCTGGAGCTTCAGGTGCAATTGAAGGTgatggagaaggtgaaggtgatgtTGAAAAATATGCAAAATCACCATTTCTTGAGTTGAAGTTCCTCAGTCCAAGTAAAGTTCTGAACTTTTCCACAATAAAGACTTGCTTTTCTCCAGAGATCTTCCCACTTTCACTTTCTTTCCCATCCCCATTTTTATCCAAATAATGTAGCTCTTTAAAACCATGAATACTAGTCAAGTACTTTGCAGCATTCAATGATACATCACCAAACAAAATGTGTGTACAGCAAAAAGATACAAGAATGAAAGTGATAATGAAGAGAAAGTGTAAAAGAATCCTAGAACCATGATAATGTCCCATGTTCTTGAATCCAAAATCATGAAACAAATCATCCAACTTTATACAATATAAATTCACCCCAACATCCTTTTTTTGTGTGTTTGATTAAATATGTACTAGTAAACCAAAGTTTTTATTTTAGAAAGACACAAGCAGCAACAGAAGAGAAGAATAGGAAGAAGAAGTCTTTATTGCTACTCCAAGGAACCCCTGAGTGTGGCAGTTGTAGGTGTACTGgaccttctttattttctttcttgtttttgtcCTTGTTTTCTCTTCTCTCTCCTCTCCCTCCATTAATTCTCCCTGCTGAATACTGTTAATAGTAAGCACATCACTTCTCTTTTGTACACTTATGTTCTTGTTTACCTTTTCAGTTTGTCTTTATATCTTTATCTAATTCTTTAGAATCTCTAGCTAAATAACCTAAGAAAATTATGATTCTTTTGTTGATCTGCATAATTCATTTAAGTATATATCCTTCTGCTAATTTGTTTCAGTCCAAGGATTTGAAAGTAGATTCATGTTGGAAATCTAGGCTTTTTTGGAGCTAAAAGTCATAGTTTTAATCTAAAATTATGGTAGGTCCCAATTGGTTGGACTTGCCTTACATCATAGGAAGGTGACAATTTATTATATGCAAGAAAGAGAACAGATATTGTCCATCACTTTCTCATGTGATCCTCTCACTCAGACacattttatgaaaataaattaGATATTTTTGTTGTTATGCAAGATTCAAGGGGAAAGTAGGATTCTGATGTTGCATTATTTTATAAAGATCTCAATTTCTCATGGCACAAAATAATAATTTTCAATTATATTAGTAATTTAGTAGAGCAAAACAACTACCAACCCCTATAGACATTAGTCACTTTGTGTTATAAAACCTTTTATAATTACTCCTTAGGGTTGTTTGGTTGGAAAGATGTTATCCCAGAATTAATTATTCCGGCATTAGTTATTCCATTTTTCCATAGAGATTAAAAAAACGCTACAATCCCGGAATAATTAATCTTGAGATTAATTATACTGTAATTTTCTCCTAATTAAATATGAAATAAACTCTTCTTAAATTTAATTCCGAGATTAATTATTCATTGTCCCTCGTGGGAAACGAGTCCTTAGAGATTTCCCTTGTTCGCTATTTCTACTCTGCTTGGCAATATTATTAAATCACAGCCGTCATACTTGACACTGTATTATCATAATGTTAGGACTTATACTTCTTTTGAAGTCAACTTATAGTTTTTCTGTCATGTGAAAGTTCTCTATATCCTTTTTAAACTACAAAAGAGGGAGAAATTagtatatttatttatattttgatcCACAATATACATTCTCAATTTGCTTAATATAccatctaaaaatttaaattattcaagaaaacatttaaaatcattttttttcttgtttagtTTCAGCATACACGTGTAAGCAAGATCAAATGAAGCTACATAAGTAATACAGAAAGTAAATAAAAACTAAAGTAAAACGAGTCTAAAGATTGTTTTATATGTATGAAAATATCATTCGAAGTGCAAGGCCAAAAGTCCTTTTCAAggtatagttttttttttaaatgattgAATTAATAAGAGGGGTATTGGTACTATTTCTAGGTTTGACAAGGTAAGCATTTAATATATGAATGCTAAAAAAATTGCTTCTTGTCTTCTGCCTAACCACATGGACTTGTGATAGAGAAAACCAAATGGCTTGTAACCGACAAACAGTGACATGGGCATATTGGTTATTGGCTTTACGTTGCCGCTATAAACGCAATGCCATATTGTATCTTACACTATAGCTAATTGCAGAAAGTTTCTTTTAATAAACTGAGATGAAAGCAGAGGGAATAAGGAATTGTTTAGCTGGATATATGTTCTTATTCTTGTGTGCTTAAGCAAGTTGTCTCTATCATGTTTGAATGGTTGGTTCAACCAATTTTTACCAAGCCTACCAAGACTCTATCTTATGATTTAtgcctttcttctttttgttttttcctcttttttccccttttgtagttttaggtgttattgtTTTTCCACCCTTTTTTGGTTGAGTAAGGAAAAAGGGAGTCTGaaagtgttggtttatgtttagtcaacaataacatgtcaattggaagagttggtgtggatgctaggaggaagcttcctcctttgatgtcacccatgacattaagaggaggtagtttgatgtcactaatgacatcaagaggaggtctttacctctataaatagatgcactccttcatttgtagaaaccatcccaaaaataatacaatacattgtagtgagtaaagagttaagagagaaattctcttaagtgtaattaggaactctccccttcctttgttaatattaaaaaggcagctgttctctggtggacgtaggattattttgattcGAActacgttaaatcttgtgttctttcttttacgtttccactaataattggtatcagagcaacatgattctttaacgatccaaggaggaagaacaagcaaagatgagttctattgaaattgatagattcagtggacgcaacaacttcaatatctggaagatccagatgatggcgttactgcggagggaaagttcaatccatgctattgacggaaagtatcctaaggatatattagctcccgacaaggagaaaattgaaggggatgcattgagtgcaatccaactatcccttgcacctaacgtgctttgtgaagtgagtac
Proteins encoded in this window:
- the LOC104218226 gene encoding formin-like protein 11, with protein sequence MGHYHGSRILLHFLFIITFILVSFCCTHILFGDVSLNAAKYLTSIHGFKELHYLDKNGDGKESESGKISGEKQVFIVEKFRTLLGLRNFNSRNGDFAYFSTSPSPSPSPSIAPEAPAPAPRIHRHSHRHSHHNPFIPAGLRIKEKRRKNTSTRVLAAVLVSAGISTALCAIALFFGCKKFRKQRKKTTRSVSLFSSEAGSVCRSRYASSQNSVKKVSSDPGPDLFYLDSLEVALESSEPICLKQNSVTEKIYSSENIANSTLSDKAESEQEIRVSKPDDDNKCLSVGEIVCIYESADAAKCEIDDCNSSTDNKIVPEEAHSSDDELFHSLCNSRSSSTRLSNVSASSLIDTSEFMPQDESKVSHCSTSSSTHLPTPPPPPPPPPFSSFRSQSPCWSTASSVKMKAKVLSHAPLHIEASTGNSGSSSGSNQTPENDLSQSPLNPVGRIPPPPCPPPFAKGSSTNSSKGPPPPPCLPFQHLAVGKDGSPLPKLKPLHWDKVRAASDRKTVWDKLRPSSFEFDEEMIESLFGYNLHNSMKTDEGKSKTPSPSKHVLDPKRLQNISILSKALGVAVEQVCEALIKGNGLCLPQLEALAKMVPTKEEEDKLSSYKGDINELGSAEKFVMAMLKVPFAFLRIEAMLYRETFDDDVHLLKKSFSMLEEACKELRSSRLFLKLLEAVLKTGNRMNIGTIRGGARAFKLDALLKLSDVKGTDGKTTLLHFVVQEIIRSEGLKVSQSIMGKIDQKRKSKTIQDREEDYKRMGLDLVSGLGTELCNVKKTATMDLDVIASSVSNLSEGMNKIKALVTNDLPAVEKNGGNFVHSMTAFLNYAERKLRELQEDENRVLLRVREVTEYFHGNVSKEESNPLRIFVIVRDFLGMLDHVCKELRSSKTPNSPNPLAPFR